One Kribbella sp. NBC_00662 genomic region harbors:
- the nhaA gene encoding Na+/H+ antiporter NhaA — MSQHPRIRQKKRAFPRILGRERAFLADTLRAETTGGLLLLAATVVALVWANSPWQDAYHHLRDAQLGPLTVEAWASDGALALFFYLAGVELKRELVVGTLSKLNEAVVPVVAAIAGMMLPAIIYLITNLVSDDGKPHGWAVPTATDIAFALAVLAIVGSSLPSALRAFLLTLAVVDDFGAILVIAVFFSHGFHLLSLLAAVALIALWYLLQRRRVRTPFLYIPIALATWWFMHESGIHATIAGVALGLVTRVVADPGEEHAPAERIEHRLRPWSAGVAVPVFALFAAGVTLSGTAVRQMLTDPVAIGVVAGLLIGKSVGVFGGSWLTARFTRAELNSDLAWRDVAAVSVLAGIGFTVALLIAQLAFGSDAAQVERAKAAVLVASVLAALIAALLLARRNRAYAD; from the coding sequence ATGAGCCAGCACCCGCGGATCCGGCAGAAGAAGCGCGCATTCCCCCGCATCCTCGGGCGCGAACGGGCGTTCCTCGCCGACACGCTGCGTGCTGAGACGACCGGCGGCCTGTTGTTGCTCGCGGCCACTGTCGTCGCGCTGGTCTGGGCGAACTCGCCGTGGCAGGACGCGTATCACCACCTGCGCGATGCCCAGCTCGGCCCGCTGACGGTCGAGGCGTGGGCGTCGGACGGCGCGCTGGCGTTGTTCTTCTACCTGGCCGGGGTCGAGCTGAAGCGTGAGCTCGTCGTGGGCACACTCTCGAAGCTCAACGAGGCCGTCGTGCCGGTCGTCGCGGCGATCGCCGGAATGATGCTTCCGGCAATCATCTACCTGATCACCAACCTGGTCTCGGACGACGGCAAGCCGCACGGCTGGGCGGTGCCGACCGCGACCGACATCGCGTTCGCGCTGGCCGTCCTGGCGATCGTGGGTTCGTCGCTGCCGAGTGCGTTGCGTGCGTTCCTGCTCACGCTCGCGGTGGTGGACGACTTCGGCGCGATCCTCGTGATCGCGGTGTTCTTCTCGCACGGCTTCCACCTGCTCTCCCTGCTCGCGGCCGTCGCCCTGATCGCGCTCTGGTACCTCCTCCAGCGACGCCGCGTCCGTACGCCGTTCCTCTACATCCCGATCGCACTCGCGACCTGGTGGTTCATGCACGAGTCCGGGATCCACGCCACGATCGCGGGCGTCGCACTCGGGCTCGTCACCCGCGTCGTCGCGGATCCCGGTGAGGAGCACGCGCCGGCGGAGCGGATCGAGCACCGGCTGCGCCCGTGGTCCGCGGGTGTCGCCGTACCGGTGTTCGCACTCTTCGCCGCGGGCGTGACACTGAGCGGGACCGCCGTACGGCAGATGCTGACCGACCCGGTCGCGATCGGTGTGGTCGCCGGGCTGCTGATCGGCAAGTCCGTCGGGGTGTTCGGTGGGTCCTGGCTGACCGCGCGCTTCACCCGGGCAGAGCTCAACTCCGACCTGGCCTGGCGGGACGTCGCCGCGGTGTCCGTGCTGGCCGGGATCGGTTTCACCGTCGCGCTGCTGATCGCCCAGCTCGCGTTCGGATCCGATGCTGCCCAGGTCGAGCGCGCCAAGGCCGCCGTACTGGTCGCCTCGGTGCTGGCCGCGCTGATCGCCGCGCTCCTGCTGGCTCGCCGAAACCGCGCGTACGCCGATTGA
- a CDS encoding AAA family ATPase produces MKQFLLQMSGLPGTGKSTIARHVGSRYGAVVVDLDVIRSAVLDGGVLVADSGRVAYPVMYALTRHLLEQGVSAVIDSPCQYDEILATGREMAEERGVAYKYVECRTDDLALIDSRLRSRPALRSQRRGVVLPPIDAGHLDADGEQMFRIGLQQTRRPADGYLQVDATKPMDLILDEVEKYLEE; encoded by the coding sequence ATGAAGCAGTTCCTTCTGCAGATGTCCGGCCTCCCGGGGACCGGCAAGTCGACCATCGCGCGGCATGTCGGCTCGCGGTACGGCGCGGTTGTCGTGGATCTCGACGTCATCCGGAGCGCAGTGCTGGACGGCGGCGTACTCGTCGCGGACAGCGGGCGTGTCGCGTATCCGGTCATGTACGCGCTCACACGACACCTGTTGGAACAGGGCGTCAGCGCGGTCATCGACAGCCCCTGCCAGTACGACGAAATCCTCGCGACGGGCCGGGAGATGGCTGAGGAGCGGGGTGTCGCGTACAAGTACGTCGAATGCCGCACCGACGATCTCGCGCTGATCGACAGTCGACTCCGGTCCCGACCCGCCCTACGAAGCCAACGCCGAGGGGTCGTCCTACCGCCGATCGATGCGGGTCACCTGGATGCGGACGGCGAGCAGATGTTCCGAATCGGGCTACAACAGACGCGACGCCCGGCGGACGGCTATCTCCAGGTAGACGCCACAAAGCCGATGGATCTGATCCTCGACGAGGTCGAGAAGTACCTGGAGGAGTAG
- a CDS encoding haloacid dehalogenase type II: MIDVLVLDVNETLTDMEPLRDGFEAVGLPRHSLDAWFAATLRDGFALTAVDSYAGFRELGAELLEAQLVAAGIEPNDETVASVLSGFTRLPLHPDVEPGLRRIHEAGIRIVTLTNGSAAMSKQVFIDGGIMPFLEHRLDVSTPQRWKPHPAAYQYAAEVCGVPVERMGLAAVHPWDIDGARRAGLSGFYLDRRQTPYPKAFLAPDLVVPDFEGLAAEITR, translated from the coding sequence ATGATCGACGTTCTGGTGCTCGACGTCAACGAGACGCTGACGGATATGGAGCCGTTGCGGGACGGGTTCGAGGCGGTTGGACTGCCGCGGCACAGTCTCGACGCGTGGTTTGCGGCGACGTTGCGGGACGGGTTCGCGCTGACGGCGGTCGATTCGTACGCCGGCTTCCGTGAGCTCGGCGCCGAGCTCCTGGAAGCACAGCTCGTCGCAGCCGGGATCGAACCGAACGACGAGACCGTCGCGAGCGTGCTGTCGGGATTCACCCGCCTGCCGCTGCACCCCGACGTCGAACCGGGACTGCGCCGGATCCACGAGGCCGGCATCCGCATCGTCACGTTGACCAACGGATCGGCCGCGATGTCCAAACAGGTGTTCATCGACGGCGGCATCATGCCGTTCCTCGAGCACCGCCTCGATGTGTCGACGCCGCAGCGCTGGAAGCCCCACCCTGCCGCGTACCAGTACGCCGCGGAGGTGTGCGGAGTGCCCGTCGAGCGGATGGGACTCGCCGCGGTCCACCCGTGGGACATCGACGGCGCCCGCCGGGCCGGGCTCAGCGGGTTCTACCTCGACCGGCGGCAGACGCCGTACCCGAAGGCCTTTCTCGCGCCGGACCTCGTCGTCCCCGATTTCGAAGGGCTCGCCGCGGAGATCACCAGGTAG
- a CDS encoding phage holin family protein produces MSMGQNGDEPTVGQLVANASKELSSLVRSEVELAKTELKKTAVAAGTGAGLFAAAAFLALLAVILLSIAAAYGLTAAGLHPAIAFLIVAGAFLLIGAILVFIGMRALKSAKGPERTIETSKQSVEALKAIGKGDEEHAALPEPGVRR; encoded by the coding sequence ATGTCGATGGGGCAGAACGGGGACGAGCCCACGGTCGGCCAGCTTGTCGCGAATGCCAGCAAGGAACTGTCCAGCCTGGTCCGCAGTGAGGTCGAGCTCGCCAAGACCGAACTGAAGAAGACCGCGGTCGCGGCCGGGACCGGCGCCGGCCTGTTCGCGGCGGCCGCGTTCCTGGCGCTGCTCGCGGTCATCCTGCTGAGCATCGCCGCGGCGTACGGACTGACCGCGGCCGGCCTGCACCCGGCCATCGCGTTCCTGATCGTGGCCGGTGCCTTCCTGCTGATCGGCGCGATCCTGGTGTTCATCGGGATGCGGGCGCTGAAGAGCGCAAAGGGCCCGGAGCGGACGATCGAGACCTCGAAGCAGTCGGTCGAGGCGCTCAAGGCGATCGGCAAGGGCGACGAGGAGCACGCGGCCCTGCCTGAGCCGGGCGTACGGCGCTGA
- a CDS encoding type IV toxin-antitoxin system AbiEi family antitoxin domain-containing protein, translating into MNVKLRMIAERQGGVFSRRQALASGYTPRQIVLRLADRRWEQLRRGQYAETLDVTGLPPWEQRRTAHLRIVHAVMNSLRSGSVVVSHQSALALHGLPLWGLDLSQVHVTRVGGRAGGLIAGVQHHVGGLTPADLTRTDNLSVTSVPRSLVETACTASFEAAVVSADVVLREGLADSDELRRLLSVTEFWPGSPTVRAALQFADPLSESVGESRLRVLMHQAGLPEPVLQAEFSDSDGFVARVDFFFPAYDTVVEFDGLLKYTGGTSEVLVREKRREDRLRALGLEVVRSTWADFNRPAHLAATIRDAFTRSHRAA; encoded by the coding sequence GTGAACGTCAAGCTGAGAATGATCGCCGAACGCCAAGGCGGGGTGTTCAGCCGCAGGCAGGCCTTGGCGAGCGGGTACACCCCGCGCCAGATTGTGCTGCGTCTCGCCGACCGCAGGTGGGAGCAGTTGCGACGGGGGCAGTACGCCGAGACGCTCGACGTCACCGGACTGCCGCCGTGGGAGCAACGGCGTACGGCGCATCTACGCATTGTCCACGCAGTGATGAACTCGCTCCGGTCCGGCAGCGTGGTTGTGAGTCACCAGTCCGCGCTCGCGCTCCACGGCCTACCGCTCTGGGGGCTCGACCTCTCGCAGGTACACGTGACACGAGTGGGCGGCCGGGCCGGCGGTCTCATCGCGGGAGTCCAGCACCATGTGGGAGGTCTTACGCCGGCCGATCTGACCCGGACCGACAATCTGTCGGTCACGTCTGTGCCCCGGAGTCTGGTCGAGACCGCATGTACGGCGTCCTTCGAGGCCGCAGTCGTCAGCGCCGACGTCGTACTGCGTGAGGGGCTCGCCGACTCGGACGAGTTGCGCCGCCTGTTGTCGGTGACCGAGTTCTGGCCCGGCAGCCCGACGGTGCGGGCAGCCCTCCAGTTCGCCGACCCGCTGTCCGAATCGGTCGGGGAGTCACGCTTGCGGGTGCTGATGCATCAGGCCGGCCTGCCCGAACCGGTGCTCCAAGCCGAATTCTCCGACTCCGACGGCTTCGTCGCCCGAGTCGACTTCTTCTTCCCGGCGTACGACACCGTGGTCGAGTTCGACGGCCTGCTGAAATACACCGGCGGTACGTCGGAGGTCCTGGTCCGCGAGAAGCGCCGCGAGGACCGACTACGTGCCCTCGGACTCGAGGTGGTCCGATCCACCTGGGCAGACTTCAACCGCCCGGCACACCTCGCCGCCACCATCCGCGACGCCTTCACCCGCAGCCACCGCGCCGCCTGA
- a CDS encoding alpha/beta fold hydrolase, producing the protein MAECGAADDPLVLFLHGFPEFWWAWRHQLPVVAAAGYRAVAMDLRGYGASDKTPRGYDPYTAAADVSGVIRSLGATDAVVVGHGWGGFIGWSAAVLAPRQVRGLVAVSAPHPLVLARAGRAKALSRTAWFQLPVFPERRLLAHDGIHIEGLLRAWAAPGGTFPDAEASRRYRAALQVWPAPHCALEYHRWFARSRIRPDGRKYSSRMRTPVAVPVLQVHGAQDSAISPTATTPAKLVTAPLRDELIAPAGHFPHEEAPNLFNSLVIDWLKSLP; encoded by the coding sequence GTGGCGGAGTGCGGCGCGGCGGACGACCCGCTCGTCCTGTTCCTGCACGGCTTTCCCGAGTTCTGGTGGGCCTGGCGGCATCAGCTGCCGGTGGTCGCGGCCGCCGGCTACCGCGCGGTGGCGATGGACCTGCGCGGGTACGGCGCCAGCGACAAGACGCCCCGCGGCTATGACCCGTACACGGCGGCAGCTGACGTCTCCGGCGTGATCCGCTCGCTCGGTGCGACGGACGCGGTCGTGGTCGGTCACGGCTGGGGTGGCTTCATCGGCTGGTCGGCCGCAGTACTGGCCCCTCGGCAGGTCCGTGGGCTGGTGGCGGTGTCGGCGCCGCACCCGCTCGTGTTGGCTCGCGCGGGCCGGGCCAAGGCGTTGAGCCGGACGGCGTGGTTCCAGCTGCCGGTCTTTCCGGAGCGGCGGCTGCTGGCTCACGACGGCATCCACATCGAAGGCCTCCTCCGCGCCTGGGCCGCCCCGGGTGGCACCTTCCCCGACGCGGAGGCGTCACGCCGCTACCGCGCGGCACTCCAGGTCTGGCCGGCACCACACTGCGCCCTCGAATACCACCGCTGGTTTGCCCGCTCGCGAATACGCCCGGACGGCCGCAAGTACTCGAGCAGGATGCGTACGCCGGTCGCCGTACCCGTTCTGCAGGTCCACGGCGCCCAGGACTCCGCCATCTCCCCGACCGCGACCACTCCAGCCAAGCTGGTCACCGCGCCACTCCGTGACGAGCTGATCGCCCCCGCCGGCCACTTCCCCCACGAGGAAGCCCCCAACCTCTTCAACAGCTTGGTGATCGACTGGCTGAAGTCTCTGCCCTAG
- a CDS encoding TlpA family protein disulfide reductase produces the protein MKLAARSRTTSRRRPLVCAATGVALAILLAACGTEKAGAPSTATPVAGADKLTACPSTPSKPPTTNGLPDVSLPCLGSGPDIRLADLRGPLVINVWAQWCGPCRDEAPYLAALAKSGKVRMLGIDYDDPRPELAVKFATDEGLTYPHVVDRDKAIQRGLKIGGPPLTAFIDKDGTVAFVHRGVLTSQQQLDQLVEEHAR, from the coding sequence GTGAAGCTCGCAGCACGATCGCGTACGACGTCCCGCCGCCGGCCACTGGTCTGTGCCGCGACGGGCGTCGCGCTCGCGATCCTGCTGGCTGCCTGCGGCACCGAGAAGGCAGGCGCCCCGTCCACAGCAACTCCGGTCGCGGGCGCCGACAAGCTGACCGCCTGTCCGTCGACGCCCTCGAAACCGCCGACGACCAACGGCCTCCCGGACGTCAGCCTGCCGTGTCTGGGCAGCGGTCCGGACATCCGGCTCGCCGATCTCCGGGGTCCGCTCGTGATCAACGTGTGGGCGCAGTGGTGCGGTCCGTGCCGCGACGAAGCGCCGTACCTGGCTGCCTTGGCCAAGTCCGGCAAGGTGCGCATGCTAGGCATCGACTACGACGATCCGCGGCCGGAGCTGGCGGTGAAGTTCGCGACCGACGAAGGGCTGACGTATCCGCATGTCGTCGATCGGGACAAGGCGATCCAGCGCGGGTTGAAGATCGGCGGTCCGCCGTTGACCGCGTTCATCGACAAGGACGGCACTGTCGCCTTCGTGCACCGTGGCGTACTCACCTCGCAGCAGCAGCTCGATCAGCTGGTGGAGGAGCACGCGCGATGA
- a CDS encoding CoA pyrophosphatase: MTFDVEIPDWLQPLAKASDDVDPNQLSRFLPPDDPSVRKSAVLILLADGNDGPEVLLTERAWTLRSHAGQMAFPGGGADPEDGTGDEGLVRTALREAEEETGLDPAGVVPFSIWPALWVPVSNFGVSPVLAWWREPSPVAVVDPAEVASVHEVPISALADPANRISCLHPSGFTGPAFVVGDLYIWGFTAGLLDKLLLLGGWRRDWDPSVVVPLPDRLVEAAWRRHGDMSEGVE; encoded by the coding sequence ATGACCTTCGACGTGGAGATCCCGGACTGGTTGCAGCCGTTGGCGAAGGCGTCCGACGACGTCGACCCGAACCAGTTGTCCCGGTTCCTGCCGCCGGACGACCCGTCGGTGCGGAAGTCCGCCGTCCTCATCTTGCTTGCTGATGGCAACGATGGGCCGGAGGTGCTGCTGACCGAGCGGGCCTGGACGTTGCGCAGCCACGCCGGTCAGATGGCGTTCCCGGGCGGTGGCGCCGATCCCGAGGACGGGACCGGCGACGAGGGCCTGGTCCGGACCGCGCTGCGGGAGGCCGAGGAAGAGACCGGGCTGGACCCGGCGGGCGTCGTACCGTTCTCGATCTGGCCGGCGCTCTGGGTGCCGGTGAGCAACTTCGGCGTGTCGCCGGTGCTGGCCTGGTGGCGGGAGCCGTCGCCGGTCGCGGTGGTCGACCCGGCCGAGGTCGCCTCGGTGCACGAGGTGCCGATCAGTGCGCTCGCCGACCCGGCGAACCGGATCAGCTGCCTGCACCCGTCCGGTTTCACCGGCCCGGCGTTCGTCGTCGGCGACCTCTACATCTGGGGTTTCACCGCCGGGCTGCTGGACAAATTGCTGCTGCTCGGCGGATGGCGCCGCGACTGGGACCCCTCGGTCGTCGTACCGTTGCCCGACCGACTGGTCGAGGCGGCCTGGCGGAGGCACGGGGACATGTCGGAAGGCGTGGAATGA
- a CDS encoding Crp/Fnr family transcriptional regulator, with amino-acid sequence MDAAVLRQAPLFSQLDDEAADALAASMSESRLRRGQVLFHEGDSGDRLFVVVEGKVKLGRTSADGRENLIAVLGPGQMFGELSLFDPGPRSATVTAVTDASLMSLTHDELLRWLDGRPAVARGLLLQLAGRLRKVSDVVADLVFSDVPGRVAKALLDLASRFGRTADDGVHVHHDLTQEELAQLVGASRETVNKALADFASRGWVRLEPRSVVLLDVDRLQRRAR; translated from the coding sequence GTGGATGCCGCAGTGCTCCGACAGGCACCGCTGTTCAGTCAGCTCGACGACGAGGCGGCCGACGCCCTGGCCGCATCGATGTCCGAGAGCCGCCTGCGGCGCGGCCAGGTGCTGTTCCACGAGGGTGATTCCGGTGATCGGCTGTTCGTCGTGGTCGAGGGCAAGGTCAAGCTCGGCCGGACGTCGGCCGACGGCCGGGAGAACCTGATCGCGGTGCTCGGCCCGGGCCAGATGTTCGGTGAGCTGTCGCTCTTCGACCCGGGACCGCGGTCCGCGACCGTCACCGCGGTCACCGACGCGTCCCTGATGTCGCTGACGCACGACGAGCTGCTCCGCTGGCTGGACGGCCGCCCCGCGGTGGCCCGCGGCCTGCTGCTGCAGCTGGCCGGCCGGCTGCGCAAGGTCTCCGACGTGGTCGCCGACCTGGTCTTCTCCGACGTGCCCGGCCGGGTCGCCAAGGCCCTGCTCGACCTGGCCAGCCGCTTCGGCCGCACCGCCGACGACGGCGTACACGTCCACCACGACCTCACCCAGGAGGAGCTGGCCCAGCTGGTCGGCGCCTCCCGCGAGACCGTGAACAAGGCCCTGGCCGACTTCGCCTCCCGAGGCTGGGTCCGCCTGGAGCCGCGCTCCGTAGTACTCCTCGACGTCGACCGCCTCCAGCGCCGAGCCCGCTAA
- a CDS encoding GntR family transcriptional regulator produces the protein MARPRNNPGDLAELPTELRPDRPKGDQIREILENLTRSLAVGTVLPSERVLAERFGVARMTVRQEVDRVVAEGLANRRPGGGTFVAEPRPSRMLASSFTQDMVNRGIKPGAKVLEHRVGAADEDLARELEEPIGTPVLHLVRLRTADGDPMAIERTALSLHRYPGLDEIDFAEKSLYTELSTRYGVTLGMVSASIVAAPPEPGDAELLEIDNSTPCLIITVAPRTATDQVIEFGRSVYRSDRYDITVAYRAT, from the coding sequence ATGGCCCGCCCACGGAACAACCCCGGCGACCTCGCCGAGCTCCCTACCGAGCTGCGGCCCGATCGTCCGAAGGGTGACCAGATTCGCGAGATTCTGGAGAACCTCACCCGCTCGCTGGCCGTCGGCACCGTGCTGCCGTCCGAGCGCGTCCTGGCCGAGCGCTTCGGCGTGGCCCGGATGACGGTCCGGCAGGAAGTGGACCGGGTCGTGGCCGAGGGCCTGGCCAACCGTCGCCCCGGCGGCGGCACCTTCGTCGCCGAGCCGCGCCCGTCGCGGATGCTCGCGTCGTCGTTCACGCAGGACATGGTCAACCGCGGTATCAAGCCCGGCGCCAAGGTCCTCGAACACCGCGTCGGCGCCGCCGACGAGGACCTCGCCCGCGAGCTCGAAGAGCCGATCGGCACCCCCGTCCTGCACCTCGTCCGCCTCCGCACCGCCGACGGCGACCCGATGGCGATCGAGCGCACCGCACTCTCCCTGCACCGCTACCCCGGCCTCGACGAGATCGACTTCGCCGAGAAGTCGCTCTACACCGAACTCTCCACCCGGTACGGCGTGACGCTCGGCATGGTCTCCGCCTCGATCGTCGCCGCCCCACCGGAGCCCGGCGACGCCGAACTCCTGGAGATCGACAACTCCACCCCGTGCCTCATCATCACCGTGGCCCCCCGCACCGCCACCGACCAGGTCATCGAATTCGGCCGGTCCGTCTACCGCTCGGACCGCTACGACATCACCGTCGCCTACCGCGCCACCTGA
- the nth gene encoding endonuclease III, with product MPSPRVAEPLPGALPDVVLKLPRKAPVFVDETPTQLVRRARKMHKVLTDTYPDAHCELDFKTPLELLVATILSAQTTDVMVNKVTPTLFAKYPTAQAYAEADRDEMEAILKPTGFFRAKTNSVMKLGQALVDDYDGVVPNKLTELVKLPGTGRKTANVVLGNAFGIPGITVDTHFGRLVRRFGWTTEEDPVKVEHIIGELFPKKDWTMLSHRLIFHGRRRCHAKKPACGACPIAQWCPSYGTGPTDPEVAAKLVKVPA from the coding sequence ATGCCATCCCCGCGTGTCGCGGAACCACTCCCGGGAGCCCTCCCGGACGTGGTTCTCAAGCTCCCCCGCAAGGCCCCGGTGTTCGTCGACGAGACCCCCACGCAGCTGGTCCGCCGGGCCCGCAAGATGCACAAGGTCCTCACCGACACCTACCCTGACGCCCACTGCGAGCTCGACTTCAAGACCCCGCTCGAGTTGCTGGTGGCCACGATCCTGTCGGCCCAGACCACCGACGTCATGGTGAACAAGGTGACCCCCACGCTGTTCGCGAAGTATCCGACCGCCCAGGCGTACGCCGAGGCCGACCGGGACGAGATGGAGGCCATCCTCAAGCCGACCGGCTTCTTCCGGGCCAAGACCAACAGCGTGATGAAGCTCGGCCAGGCCCTCGTCGACGACTACGACGGCGTCGTGCCGAACAAGCTCACCGAGCTCGTGAAGCTCCCGGGCACCGGCCGGAAGACGGCCAACGTGGTCCTCGGTAACGCCTTCGGCATCCCCGGAATCACGGTCGATACGCACTTCGGCCGCCTGGTCCGCCGGTTCGGCTGGACCACCGAGGAGGACCCGGTCAAGGTCGAGCACATCATCGGCGAGCTCTTCCCGAAGAAGGACTGGACGATGTTGTCGCACCGGCTGATCTTCCACGGGCGCCGCCGCTGCCACGCCAAGAAGCCGGCCTGTGGCGCCTGCCCGATCGCCCAGTGGTGCCCGTCGTACGGCACCGGTCCGACCGACCCCGAGGTCGCCGCGAAGCTGGTGAAGGTCCCGGCGTGA
- a CDS encoding MarP family serine protease, protein MSWLDWAVLGTAALVAISGYVEGFVLGACATLGLLGGAAIGVWGVPRILDHFSPSVTVSFAALVLVVGLAALGRMLGAMVGTRVRNRLSWKPIRFLDALGGAALAAASVLIVAWVLGVAVSGARIPSVTSAVRGSQVLAKVDEFLPNSADRALQSFNDVVNTDLFPRFLDPFVPERIRETQPPDSAIARQQPVRSAYSRIAKVTGVASCSRGLEGSGFVYAPQRVMTNAHVVAGVSSPSVEVNGKKYDARVVVFDPETDIAVLYVPNLKEQPLSFDFAGKADDPAVVLGYPENGPFDSEPARIRSEERLRGPDIYGDKTVTRDAFSIWASVRPGNSGGPLLSAKGTVYGVVFAASVEDNRTGYVLTAEQVSTDARTGTTATQEVSTQSCT, encoded by the coding sequence ATGAGCTGGCTCGACTGGGCGGTGCTCGGCACCGCGGCACTGGTGGCGATCTCGGGGTACGTCGAAGGGTTCGTGCTCGGGGCGTGCGCGACGCTCGGCCTGCTCGGCGGCGCCGCGATCGGCGTCTGGGGCGTCCCGCGGATCCTGGACCACTTCTCACCGAGCGTCACGGTTTCGTTCGCCGCGCTGGTGCTGGTGGTGGGACTGGCCGCGCTCGGGCGAATGCTCGGGGCGATGGTCGGCACCAGGGTGCGCAACCGGCTGTCCTGGAAACCGATCCGGTTTCTCGACGCGCTGGGTGGCGCCGCGCTGGCGGCCGCATCGGTGCTGATCGTGGCCTGGGTGCTCGGCGTCGCGGTGAGCGGCGCGCGGATCCCGAGCGTGACGTCGGCGGTCCGCGGGTCGCAGGTGCTCGCGAAGGTCGACGAGTTCCTGCCGAACAGCGCTGACCGGGCGCTGCAGTCGTTCAACGACGTGGTCAACACCGACCTGTTCCCGCGGTTCCTCGACCCGTTCGTGCCGGAGCGGATCCGCGAGACACAGCCGCCGGACAGCGCCATCGCTCGGCAGCAGCCGGTGCGGTCGGCGTACAGCCGGATCGCGAAGGTGACCGGGGTCGCGAGCTGCTCACGCGGTCTCGAGGGCAGCGGGTTCGTGTACGCGCCGCAGCGGGTGATGACGAACGCGCACGTCGTGGCCGGTGTCAGTTCGCCGTCGGTCGAGGTGAACGGGAAGAAGTACGACGCCAGGGTGGTCGTGTTCGACCCCGAGACCGACATCGCGGTGCTGTACGTGCCGAACCTGAAAGAGCAGCCGCTCTCCTTCGACTTCGCCGGTAAGGCCGACGACCCGGCGGTCGTGCTCGGCTACCCGGAGAACGGTCCGTTCGACTCCGAGCCGGCCCGGATCCGCTCCGAGGAACGACTCCGCGGCCCCGACATCTACGGCGACAAGACCGTCACCCGCGACGCGTTCTCGATCTGGGCCTCGGTCCGCCCCGGCAACTCCGGCGGCCCGCTGCTGTCCGCCAAGGGCACGGTGTACGGCGTGGTCTTCGCCGCCTCGGTCGAGGACAACCGCACCGGCTACGTCCTCACCGCCGAACAGGTCTCCACCGACGCCCGCACCGGCACCACCGCCACCCAAGAGGTCTCGACGCAGTCCTGCACCTAG
- a CDS encoding glutathione S-transferase family protein, whose amino-acid sequence MTSGQFVQETSSAGEWKRQSNRFTGRIARDSTSAPGEGPDDQGRWPVEPGRYRLVVSLACPWAHRSVIVRRLLGLEDAISLAIVDPIRDERGWRFTLDPDDTDPVLGIRFLSEAYLRTDPTYDGRVTVPAIVDTKTGDVVTNDYPQITLDLSTEWTDFHKPGAPQLIPPDRAEMDVLIDEIYRDVNNGVYRCGFATGQEAYDEAYDALFARLDVLEERLADREYLLGDTLREVDIRLFTTLVRFDAVYHGHFKCNRQKLTEFPNLWAYARRLYQLPDFGETVDFDQIKRHYYVTHNNINPTGIVPKGPDPRVWIG is encoded by the coding sequence ATGACCTCGGGACAGTTCGTGCAGGAGACGTCGTCGGCCGGCGAATGGAAGCGGCAGAGCAACAGATTCACCGGCCGGATCGCCCGGGACTCGACCTCGGCGCCGGGCGAGGGTCCGGACGACCAGGGTCGCTGGCCGGTAGAGCCGGGGCGGTACCGGCTGGTCGTCAGCCTGGCCTGCCCGTGGGCGCACCGCTCCGTCATCGTCCGCCGGCTGCTCGGCCTGGAGGACGCGATCAGCCTGGCGATCGTCGACCCGATCCGCGACGAGCGCGGCTGGCGGTTCACGCTCGACCCCGACGACACCGACCCGGTGCTCGGGATCAGGTTCCTCTCCGAGGCGTACCTGCGCACAGACCCGACGTACGACGGCCGCGTGACCGTGCCCGCGATCGTCGACACCAAAACCGGCGACGTGGTCACGAACGACTACCCGCAGATCACACTCGACCTCTCCACCGAGTGGACCGACTTCCACAAGCCCGGCGCACCGCAGCTGATCCCGCCGGATCGCGCCGAGATGGACGTGCTGATCGACGAGATCTACCGCGACGTGAACAACGGCGTCTACCGCTGCGGTTTCGCGACCGGTCAGGAGGCGTACGACGAGGCCTACGACGCCCTGTTCGCGCGCCTCGACGTACTCGAGGAACGGCTTGCGGACCGCGAGTACCTGCTCGGTGACACGCTGCGCGAGGTGGACATCCGGCTGTTCACGACGCTCGTCCGCTTCGACGCCGTGTACCACGGACACTTCAAGTGCAACCGGCAGAAGCTGACCGAGTTCCCCAACCTGTGGGCGTACGCGCGCCGGCTGTACCAACTCCCCGACTTCGGCGAGACGGTCGACTTCGACCAGATCAAGCGGCACTACTACGTCACCCACAACAACATCAACCCCACCGGCATCGTCCCGAAGGGCCCGGACCCGCGGGTCTGGATCGGTTAG